The proteins below come from a single Argentina anserina chromosome 1, drPotAnse1.1, whole genome shotgun sequence genomic window:
- the LOC126794591 gene encoding putative leucine-rich repeat receptor-like serine/threonine-protein kinase At2g24130: MRDKAALVSFMSGIVSDPHHALEDWNSNLDDVHFCNWTGISCNNAGNQVVELDLSGKSLRGTISPVLSNLSSLTILDLSSNLFEGHIPRELGSLSQLTQLSLSSNLLEGNIAAELGLFHRLVYLDLGSNRLEGEIPMPLFCNHSSNSLQYIDLSNNSLSGKIPLLHGCELQKLRFLLLWSNHLVGQVPAALSNSSKLEWLDLESNMLSGELPSEIIAKMPQLQYLYMSYNDFVSHDGNTNLEPFLTSLVNASNFQELELAGNNLGGEIPPIIGDLSTNLVQVHLDDNLLYGSIPPHISNLVNLTLLNLSSNHLNGTIPSKLCQMRKLERVYLSNNSLSGEIPSELGGIPHLGLLDLSRNKLSGSVPDSFENLSQLRRLLLYDNQLTGTIPPSLGKCINLEILDLSHNQMSGVIPSEVAGLRSLKLYLNLSSNNLHGEVPMELSKMDMVLAIDLSSNNLSGTIPSQLGSCIALESVNISSNSLQGPVPESIGKLPFLQKLDVSSNQLAGEIPESLEQSLTLKELNFSFNSFSGNVSNKGAFSLLTVDSFLGNAGLCGSIKGMPRCKKKNSHHLAILSVLLSLIITPIFCLVGYPLMHRSKIQRHLGLVNERELQDDDKEEGKEEHKYPRISYEQLIEATGGFSASSLIGSGRFGHVYKGVLHDNTVIAVKVLDLETEEEISGSFKRECQVLKRTRHRNLIRIITTCSRPDFKALVLPLMSNGSLERHLYSSSSSHCGLNLIQLVSICSDVAEGLAYLHHHSPVRVVHCDLKPSNILLDEDMTALVTDFGIARLVKGEDETISMIDSTSFNSADGFLCGSIGYIAPEYGMGKCASTQGDVFSFGVLLLEIVTGRRPTDVEFHKGSSLQEWIKTQYPQRLEPIVQQAVERCAPASMPKQYNRIWGDVILELIEIGLMCTQHNPSLRPNMQDVAHEMSRVKEYISNPSSALLIEEVDTTVDSV; encoded by the exons ATGAGAGACAAGGCAGCGTTGGTTTCATTCATGTCCGGGATTGTTTCAGACCCTCACCATGCTCTAGAGGACTGGAATTCTAATTTGGACGATGTTCATTTTTGTAATTGGACTGGCATCAGTTGCAACAATGCCGGAAACCAAGTTGTGGAGCTTGATCTTAGTGGAAAGTCCTTAAGAGGCACTATTTCACCAGTTCTCTCTAATCTTTCTTCCTTGACCATTCTTGATTTGTCAAGCAACTTGTTCGAAGGTCACATTCCAAGAGAGCTAGGCTCTCTTTCTCAGCTCACACAGCTCAGCTTATCATCAAATCTTCTTGAAGGAAACATTGCAGCTGAGCTTGGTTTATTTCACAGATTGGTGTATCTTGATTTAGGAAGCAACCGGCTAGAGGGAGAAATTCCGATGCCGCTTTTCTGCAATCACTCATCTAATTCTCTGCAGTACATAGACTTGTCTAACAATTCTTTGAGCGGAAAAATTCCTTTATTACATGGATGTGAGCTGCAAAAACTGAGGTTTCTTCTACTTTGGTCCAATCATCTAGTTGGACAGGTTCCTGCAGCACTTTCAAACTCCTCGAAACTTGAATGGCTTGACTTAGAGTCCAACATGCTAAGTGGGGAGCTGCCATCGGAGATTATAGCGAAAATGCCACAATTGCAATACCTCTACATGTCCTACAATGACTTTGTGAGCCATGATGGTAACACTAACCTTGAACCTTTTCTTACCTCTTTAGTTAATGCCTCTAACTTTCAAGAGCTTGAATTAGCTGGGAATAACCTAGGGGGAGAGATACCGCCTATTATTGGTGATCTTTCAACCAATCTTGTACAAGTTCATTTAGATGATAATCTTCTTTATGGTTCAATCCCTCCTCACATCTCAAACCTTGTCAACCTCACCCTCTTGAACTTGTCCAGTAACCATTTGAATGGAACAATCCCATCCAAACTATGCCAAATGAGAAAGCTGGAACGGGTATACCTGTCGAACAATTCACTCTCTGGTGAGATTCCATCTGAACTAGGTGGTATTCCCCATCTAGGCCTTCTAGATTTATCGAGAAACAAGCTTTCTGGTTCAGTCCCAGATAGTTTTGAAAACCTTTCCCAGTTACGAAGGCTATTGCTCTACGACAATCAACTGACAGGGACGATACCACCAAGTCTAGGAAAGTGCATCAACTTAGAGATACTAGACCTTTCTCACAATCAAATGTCCGGGGTGATTCCTAGTGAAGTTGCAGGGTTAAGGAGCTTGAAGTTATACTTGAACTTGTCAAGTAATAACTTACATGGAGAGGTACCCATGGAGCTAAGTAAAATGGACATGGTGCTAGCAATAGACCTGTCTTCCAATAATCTTTCTGGCACAATCCCTTCGCAACTTGGGAGCTGCATTGCCCTTGAGTCTGTCaacatttcatcaaattcctTACAAGGGCCTGTCCCTGAATCAATAGGAAAGTTGCCTTTTCTGCAGAAACTTGATGTATCTTCAAACCAGTTGGCTGGAGAAATACCAGAGTCTCTGGAGCAATCCTTGACTCTGAAGGAACTTAACTTCTCTTTCAACAGCTTCTCTGGGAATGTATCAAACAAAGGCGCCTTTTCTTTGCTGACTGTAGACTCTTTCCTCGGAAATGCTGGCCTCTGTGGCTCAATAAAAGGCATGCCAAGATGCAAAAAGAAGAATTCTCATCATTTGGCTATACTCTCAGTCCTGCTGTCATTGATCATCACTCCCATTTTTTGCCTAGTTGGTTACCCCCTCATGCACAGATCAAAAATCCAAAGGCACCTGGGACTTGTTAATGAAAGGGAATTGCAAGATGATGACAAAGAAGAAGGGAAAGAAGAGCATAAGTACCCGAGAATCTCATATGAGCAGCTCATTGAAGCCACAGGTGGATTCAGTGCTTCAAGCCTGATAGGTTCAGGCCGATTTGGACACGTATACAAGGGTGTTCTTCATGATAACACAGTGATTGCAGTCAAAGTTTTGGATTTGGAGACAGAAGAAGAGATTTCTGGAAGCTTTAAAAGGGAATGCCAAGTCTTGAAGAGAACCAGACACAGAAATTTGATTAGAATCATCACAACTTGCAGTAGACCGGACTTTAAGGCTCTCGTTCTGCCATTGATGTCGAATGGGAGCCTCGAGAGGCATCTTTACTCATCGTCATCAAGCCACTGTGGATTGAATCTGATCCAGCTGGTGAGCATCTGCAGTGATGTAGCTGAAGGACTTGCCTATTTGCACCACCATTCACCTGTCAGAGTTGTACACTGTGATCTCAAACCGAGCAACATTCTACTAGATGAAGACATGACAGCTTTAGTTACTGATTTTGGAATCGCAAGACTGGTTAAAGGTGAAGACGAGACTATTTCCATGATTGATTCGACATCTTTCAACTCAGCAGATGGCTTTTTATGTGGATCCATTGGCTATATAGCTCCTG AGTATGGAATGGGAAAATGTGCTTCGACTCAGGGAGATGTTTTCAGCTTTGGGGTGCTTCTGCTAGAAATTGTTACAGGAAGGCGACCAACAGACGTTGAATTTCACAAAGGTTCAAGCTTACAGGAATGGATTAAAACTCAGTACCCCCAGAGGCTCGAGCCTATAGTCCAACAAGCAGTAGAAAGGTGTGCCCCAGCTTCAATGCCGAAGCAATATAACAGAATATGGGGGGATGTGATTCTGGAGTTGATTGAGATTGGTCTTATGTGCACACAGCACAATCCTTCACTGAGACCAAATATGCAGGATGTCGCTCATGAAATGAGCCGGGTGAAGGAGTACATCTCCAATCCTTCATCAGCATTGTTGATCGAAGAAGTGGACACTACGGTTGATTCAGTCTAA
- the LOC126794641 gene encoding uncharacterized protein LOC126794641 produces the protein MAESFGMPETDITALTEALKSQQHLLQKLYADLDQEREASSTAADEALSMILRLQGEKSAMKMEANQYKRLAEEKICHAEEALAIFEDLIYQKEMEIASLEFQLQAYRYKLLSLGVSTELGTAENVYPENLLQQRGDSGEGSGVSGTIRRINSLPPLELQDFLNKKCSIERESEYVPKEKPMIPKPESAMKKGDRKVDKEVTFQGLDTERKPRNASSGNLNSIWEQIKKLDDRVKEISDCKDSGSRGKSVILKGPARTCSLPPIPKVIPSTSNDTEGEDIIATLDRVNRNENVQKRETITSTSCSTGIHDVFEVPQSYECSPKTLDSPKAFYSPQAFEGEKKELDMLTFGVESSKAFEGEKNAFIGKEDLPCDEISELHVQDETERIKKMFHGKLLENRMLSRTTTVDSTARERVAAAVTENQARFQQLWKRIERLEGERSSVRNEISHAGEEEMKLFRDIREQLNLIQSEIHSWKPKQPPPQDDKSLHIVQEAMLHFWL, from the exons ATGGCAGAGTCATTTGGGATGCCTGAGACTGATATAACAGCGCTGACTGAAGCGCTCAAGTCTCAACAACACCTTCTGCAGAAGCTTTATGCTGATCTTGATCAGGAAAGAGAAGCTTCATCTACTGCAGCTGATGAAGCTCTATCAATGATACTGCGTCTGCAAGGTGAGAAGTCTGCTATGAAGATGGAGGCCAATCAATACAAAAGACTGGCCGAGGAAAAGATCTGTCATGCTGAGGAAGCTCTAGCGATTTTCGAGGATCTAATTTATCAGAAGGAAATGgaaattgcttctttggaGTTTCAGCTTCAGGCTTATAGGTACAAACTCTTGAGCCTGGGTGTCAGTACTGAATTAGGTACTGCCGAAAATGTGTATCCGGAAAACTTGTTGCAGCAAAGAGGTGATTCTGGGGAAGGGAGTGGTGTTAGTGGGACAATTAGAAGAATCAATTCTCTGCCTCCACTTGAGCTTCAGGATTTCCTCAACAAGAAATGCTCTATCGAAAGAGAGAGTGAATATGtaccaaaagaaaaacccATGATACCAAAACCAGAGTCTGCGATGAAAAAGGGGGACAGAAAGGTGGACAAGGAAGTTACTTTCCAGGGCCTTGATACGGAGAGGAAACCGAGGAATGCTTCCAGTGGCAACCTCAATTCGATTTGGGAACAGATTAAGAAGTTAGACGACCGAGTGAAAGAGATATCAGATTGTAAAGATTCTGGTAGTAGAGGAAAATCTGTAATTTTGAAGGGTCCAGCTAGGACATGTTCGTTACCTCCAATTCCGAAAGTAATCCCAAGCACATCCAATGATACAGAAGGTGAAGATATTATTGCTACCCTGGATCGAGTTAATCGTAATGAAAATGTGCAGAAAAGGGAGACAATTACAAGTACTTCATGCTCAACTGGCATCCATGATGTCTTTGAAGTTCCACAGAGCTATGAATGCAGTCCTAAAACCTTGGACAGTCCTAAAGCTTTTTACAGTCCTCAAGCTTTTGAAGGGGAGAAGAAAGAGCTTGATATGTTGACGTTTGGTGTTGAGAGTTCTAAAGCTTTTGAAGGTGAGAAGAACGCATTTATTGGCAAAGAGGATTTGCCATGTGATGAGATCAGTGAATTGCATGTTCAAGATGAGACAGAGAGGATCAAGAAAATGTTTCATGGCAAGTTACTCGAGAATAGAATGTTGAGTCGAACAACCACTGTTGATTCAACTGCAAGGGAGAGAGTGGCTGCTGCGGTTACTGAAAATCAAGCCAGATTTCAACAGTTGTGGAAGAGAATAGAGCGGcttgagggagagagaagtaGTGTGAGAAACGAAATAAGTCATGCAGGAGAAGAGGAGATGAAGTTGTTTAGGGATATACGCGAGCAACTTAACTTAATTCAGTCTGAAATACATAGTTGGAAGCCTAAGCAACCTCCTCCACAGGATGACAAGTCCTTACATATTGTTCAAGAG GCAATGCTACATTTTTGGCTCTGA
- the LOC126794651 gene encoding uncharacterized protein LOC126794651, with protein MGNTSSMLTQYDIEEVQQHCNHTFSQQEIVSLYQRFCQLDRSGGGFISADEFLSVPEFAVNPLSQRLLKVLDGLNFKEFVAFLSAFSSRASLQQKIEFIFKVYDSDNNGKVTFNDMLDVLRDLTGQFISEQQREQVLTHVLEESGYTKESSLTISDFVKTLGNSSLKMEVEVPVD; from the exons ATGGGCAACACATCGTCCATGCTCACGCAGTACGACATCGAAGAAGTACAGCAACACTGCAATCACACAT TTTCGCAGCAGGAGATAGTTTCTCTGTATCAGAGATTCTGTCAGCTCGATCGCAGCGGCGGAGGTTTCATCTCCGCCGACGAGTTCTTGTCCGTACCTGAATTTGCAGTCAATCCTCTCTCTCAG AGATTGTTGAAGGTCTTGGATGGATTGAACTTTAAGGAATTCGTAGCATTCTTGTCAGCATTCAGTTCTCGTGCAAGCTTGCAGCAAAAGATTGAGT TTATATTCAAGGTGTATGATTCCGATAACAACGGTAAAGTCACGTTCAATGACATGCTGGATGTTTTACGGGATTTGACAGGACAGTTCATATCTGAGCAACAGAGGGAG CAAGTATTGACCCATGTCCTCGAGGAATCAGGCTATACAAAGGAATCTTCACTAACCATATCTGACTTTGTGAAG ACTCTTGGAAACTCTTCTTTGAAGATGGAGGTTGAGGTTCCTGTGGATTAA
- the LOC126794662 gene encoding uncharacterized protein LOC126794662 → MAMYIRVKRSKTTYFIQCEPTETILDIKQKLQNLIDQPANDQRLILVSTGEVLEDSKTLADQKVENDGIVALTLRKDDDEFEEVNIVRPDDFYQSHDADAGNW, encoded by the exons ATG GCCATGTATATCCGTGTGAAGCGTAGTAAGACAACGTACTTCATCCAGTGTGAACCAACTGAGACAATTTTAGATATTAAGCAGAAATTGCAAAACCTTATTGATCAACCGGCAAATGATCAGCGCTTGATCCTAGTCAGTACTGGGGAAGTACTGGAAGATTCAAAGACATTGGCAGACCAGAAG GTGGAAAATGATGGCATTGTTGCACTGACCTTGAGAAAGG ATGACGATGAGTTTGAAGAAGTGAACATTGTACGACCAGATGACTTCTACCAATCTCATGACGCAGATGCAGGCAATTGGTGA
- the LOC126794621 gene encoding LOW QUALITY PROTEIN: uncharacterized protein LOC126794621 (The sequence of the model RefSeq protein was modified relative to this genomic sequence to represent the inferred CDS: substituted 1 base at 1 genomic stop codon), with translation MSLLPSKFGSLHLHLHLLRPPNPNPSRRALPPPRRQSLKIFSGKRSGKQRYPSERKVLKLKHTDIVGNVKNKHQGIWRLSKLAVPVDRDPGKDFLGVSQSLLEEIAKVLEFPVASMLPLEAFTVVRKSFDARKRLKEPKFVYIVEMDVDKLLSLEPRAWEFISELEPKVGLVEHMPXVRKSGDLTGIIQDLKQVDQGSVSGVNENTMLNGSQGSYTFPTARRPKIAVVGSGPSGLFAALVLAEFGADVTLIERGQPVEQRGRDIGALAVRRILQTESNFCFGEGGAGTWSDGKLVTRIGRNSGSVLAVMETLVQFGAPEGILVNGKPHLGTDKLVPLLRKFRQHLLKLGVTIKFGTRVDDLLVDNDQVVGVKVSDSVDRLQSSSKRWEYDAVVLAVGHSARDLYQTLLSHNIELIPKDFAVGLRIEHPQETVNSLQYSGLATEVCRGRGKVPVADYKVAKYVSREDGAEALHATSRSCYSFCMCPGGQVVLTSTNPSEICVNGMSFSRRDSKWANAALVVTVSMKDFGALNLHGPLAGVEFQREFEQRAARMGGGNFVVPVQTVTDFMDNKLSVTSVPQSSYRLGVKAANLHKLFPDYVTETLQQSISAFDKELPGFISKEALLHGVETRTSSPIQIPRSPETYESTSLKGLYPVGEGAGYAGGIVSAAVDGMHAGFAVAKNFGLCSDGIESILGKARSAGFLEY, from the exons ATGTCACTTCTTCCCTCCAAGTTTGGCTCTCTCCACCTCCATCTCCATCTCCTCCGCCCtccaaaccctaaccctagccGCCGTGCTCTACCTCCCCCTCGCCGTCAATCACTCAAAATATTCAGCGGCAAAAGGTCCGGCAAGCAGAGATACCCGTCGGAGAGGAAGGTCCTCAAATTGAAGCACACGGACATCGTCGGCAACGTCAAGAACAAACACCAAGGCATCTGGCGGCTCTCCAAGCTCGCCGTTCCGGTCGACCGCGACCCCGGAAAGGACTTCCTCGGCGTCTCCCAGAGCTTGCTTGAAGAAATCGCCAAAGTGCTTGAGTTTCCG GTCGCTTCAATGCTGCCGTTGGAGGCGTTCACGGTGGTTCGGAAATCGTTTGATGCGAGGaag AGGCTGAAAGAACCGAAATTCGTTTACATAGTGGAAATGGATGTTGATAAGCTATTAAGTTTAGAGCCTCGTGCTTGGGAATTCATTTCGGAGTTGGAGCCTAAAGTTGGGCTGGTAGAACACATGCCTTAAGTGAGGAAGTCCGGAGATTTGACGGGTATTATACAGGACTTGAAACAAGTAGATCAGGGTTCAGTTTCGGGagtaaatgaaaatacaatgCTGAATGGGTCTCAAGGATCATATACATTTCCGACAGCTAGGAGACCGAAAATTGCGGTGGTGGGTAGTGGACCGTCTGGGCTGTTTGCTGCTCTTGTTCTTGCGGAGTTTGGTGCAGATGTCACCTTGATAGAAAGAGGTCAGCCTGTTGAACAGAGGGGGCGTGACATTGGTGCTTTGGCTGTCCGCCGGATTCTGCAAACAGAAAGCAATTTCTGCTTTGGAGAG GGTGGTGCAGGTACCTGGAGTGATGGAAAGCTCGTGACTAGGATAGGAAGAAACAGTGGCAGTGTTTTGGCG GTTATGGAAACTCTAGTTCAATTTGGAGCTCCAGAAGGAATTTTAGTTAACGGAAAGCCTCATTTGGGAACAGATAAGTTGGTTCCACTACTTCGCAAGTTTCGGCAACATTTACTAAAGCTGGGT GTTACCATCAAATTTGGGACAAGGGTGGATGATCTCCTTGTGGACAATGACCAGGTTGTAGGTGTCAAAGTTTCTGATTCAGTTGACAGGCTACAGTCTAGTAGTAAGAGATGGGAATACGATGCTGTTGTTCTGGCTGTAGGACATTCTGCACGGGATCTTTATCAGACACTTCTGTCTCATAACATTGAGTTGATCCCGAAAGATTTTGCT GTTGGCTTGCGCATTGAGCATCCTCAAGAAACTGTAAACAGCTTACAG TATTCTGGATTGGCAACTGAGGTTTGCAGAGGACGCGGTAAAGTACCAGTGGCAGATTACAAGGTTGCAAAGTACGTAAGTAGAGAGGACGGGGCTGAAGCTTTGCATGCAACTAGCCGTAGCTGCTATTCCTTCTGTATGTGTCCTGGTGGTCAG GTTGTTTTAACAAGTACAAATCCATCTGAAATATGTGTCAATGGCATGTCATTTTCTCGGCGTGACTCAAAGTGGGCAAATGCTGCACTAGTTGTGACCGTCTCAATGAAAGATTTTGGTGCATTGAATCTCCATGGACCTCTAGCAGGGGTTGAGTTTCAG AGAGAATTTGAGCAAAGAGCAGCAAGAATGGGAGGTGGAAATTTTGTGGTACCTGTGCAGACAGTAACAGATTTTATGGACAATAAATTATCAG TAACATCTGTGCCACAGTCAAGTTATCGATTAGGTGTGAAGGCAGCAAATCTTCACAAGTTATTTCCTGATTATGTAACGGAGACTTTGCAGCAGTCAATTTCAGCGTTTGACAAAGAG TTGCCAGGCTTTATCTCCAAAGAGGCCCTTCTTCACGGGGTGGAG ACCAGGACCAGTTCTCCTATCCAGATTCCCCGCAGTCCTGAAACTTATGAGAGCACATCTTTGAAAGGTCTCTATCCTGTTGGTGAAGGAGCAGGTTATGCTGGAGGGATTGTAAGTGCAGCTGTGGATGGTATGCATGCTGGTTTTGCAGTGGCAAAAAATTTTGGATTGTGTAGTGATGGCATAGAGTCAATTTTGGGTAAGGCTCGAAGTGCTGGATTTTTGGAATACTAG